In a single window of the Pseudoxanthomonas sp. F37 genome:
- a CDS encoding polysaccharide deacetylase family protein: MSHAMLKDVSRKLLYTSGLLGLYHRLRNADSLTVVMFHRTLSPDDPRWASCDPDYTLSTDRLEQSLAFFRRHYNVVSLDQVLASRRTGAALPSRALLITFDDGWADNADYALPALRRAGLPALLFVVADAVGTRQPFFQERIIAAWRRGALRVGELAAVLPEGQAPAAGSEESIASLRAVIARLEALEADTRARVLQPLMARLDDGHRHMVTVEELQRLQDGGVALGLHGKTHTPMRLAEDLDAELGGARDALARQLGHPRARAESMSFPHGSFDAAIAQRAREAGYELVFTSVPVLNPTGRGVGWLLGRTGFETDTVVDGNGTFREDWLALYLFRRPSRRLA; the protein is encoded by the coding sequence ATGTCGCACGCCATGTTGAAGGACGTCTCCAGGAAGCTGCTGTACACGAGCGGATTGCTCGGCCTCTATCATCGGCTGCGCAATGCCGACAGCCTGACGGTGGTGATGTTCCATCGTACCCTGAGTCCGGACGATCCGCGCTGGGCGTCCTGCGATCCGGACTACACCTTGTCCACCGACCGGCTGGAACAGTCGCTGGCCTTCTTCCGCCGCCACTACAATGTGGTGTCGCTGGATCAGGTGCTGGCTTCCAGGCGTACCGGCGCGGCGCTGCCGTCGCGCGCTTTGCTGATCACCTTCGACGATGGCTGGGCGGACAACGCGGACTACGCGCTGCCCGCGCTGCGGCGTGCCGGCCTGCCCGCGCTGCTGTTCGTCGTGGCCGATGCCGTGGGCACGCGCCAGCCCTTCTTCCAGGAACGCATCATCGCCGCGTGGCGGCGTGGGGCGCTGCGCGTGGGCGAACTGGCGGCGGTGCTGCCGGAAGGCCAGGCGCCGGCTGCCGGCAGCGAAGAATCGATCGCATCGCTGCGCGCGGTGATCGCGCGCCTGGAAGCGCTGGAAGCGGACACGCGTGCGCGCGTGCTGCAGCCGCTCATGGCCCGGCTCGACGACGGGCACCGCCACATGGTCACCGTGGAGGAACTGCAGCGGCTGCAGGACGGCGGCGTCGCGCTCGGACTGCACGGCAAGACCCACACGCCGATGCGGCTGGCCGAGGACCTGGACGCCGAACTGGGGGGCGCCCGCGATGCGCTGGCCAGACAGCTGGGCCACCCGCGCGCACGCGCCGAGTCGATGTCGTTTCCGCATGGCTCGTTCGACGCGGCGATCGCGCAGCGCGCGCGCGAGGCGGGCTACGAGCTGGTGTTCACCAGCGTGCCGGTGCTCAACCCCACCGGGCGCGGCGTGGGCTGGCTGCTGGGGCGCACGGGTTTCGAGACCGACACCGTCGTCGACGGCAACGGCACCTTCCGCGAGGACTGGCTGGCGCTGTACCTGTTCCGCCGGCCGTCGCGCCGCCTGGCGTGA
- the nadE gene encoding NAD(+) synthase has translation MSQLDHHVLDIDYQSEADRICARLREITARQLHRRGLVVAISGGIDSSVSCALAVRALGPDRVFTLILPERDSSDDSAARARILAGHLGVRTETVDIAPALAAIGCYRARDEAVRNTLPEYGEGWKFKIVIDGGTEGRINRFRLVAQSPDGTLHERDLALADYLTIVAATNFKQRIRKTLEYFHADRLNYGVVGTPNRVEYDQGFFVKNGDGSADVKPIAHLYKSQVYGMARHLGLPERVCAAVPTTDTYSLSQGQDEFYFALPYQQMDLALWALNHGRPASELAIALGITPEHAQAVYDDIRNKRRTTKYLHMAPVLAGDVPELD, from the coding sequence ATGAGCCAGCTCGATCACCACGTCCTCGACATCGACTACCAGAGCGAAGCCGACCGCATCTGCGCGCGCCTGCGCGAGATCACCGCGCGCCAGTTGCACCGCCGCGGCCTGGTGGTCGCGATTTCCGGTGGCATCGACAGTTCGGTCAGCTGCGCGCTGGCCGTCCGCGCACTGGGGCCCGATCGCGTCTTCACGCTGATCCTGCCCGAGCGCGACTCCTCCGACGACAGCGCCGCGCGCGCGCGCATCCTGGCCGGGCACCTGGGCGTGCGCACCGAGACCGTGGACATCGCGCCCGCGCTGGCGGCGATCGGCTGCTACCGCGCGCGCGACGAGGCGGTACGCAACACGCTGCCCGAGTACGGCGAAGGCTGGAAGTTCAAGATCGTCATCGATGGCGGCACCGAAGGCCGCATCAACCGGTTCCGCCTGGTGGCGCAGTCGCCCGACGGCACGCTGCACGAGCGCGACCTGGCCCTGGCCGATTACCTGACCATCGTGGCCGCGACCAACTTCAAGCAGCGCATCCGCAAGACGCTGGAGTACTTCCACGCCGACCGCCTGAACTACGGCGTGGTCGGCACGCCCAACCGGGTCGAATACGACCAGGGCTTCTTCGTCAAGAACGGCGACGGTTCGGCCGACGTCAAGCCCATCGCGCACCTCTACAAGTCGCAGGTGTACGGCATGGCACGCCACCTGGGCCTGCCCGAGCGCGTGTGCGCGGCGGTACCGACCACGGACACCTACAGCCTGAGCCAGGGCCAGGACGAGTTCTACTTCGCCCTGCCCTACCAGCAGATGGACCTGGCGCTGTGGGCGCTCAACCATGGCCGCCCGGCCAGCGAACTGGCTATCGCCCTGGGCATCACGCCGGAGCATGCGCAGGCCGTCTACGACGACATCCGCAACAAGCGCAGGACGACGAAGTACCTGCACATGGCGCCGGTGCTGGCCGGCGATGTTCCCGAACTGGACTGA
- a CDS encoding class I adenylate-forming enzyme family protein produces MQRLPTQLARIARDAPRRIAMVDGERSIDYGSFRRMASGFAHHLRQAGLRAGDRVALILPNRIEAAVAVYGIWLAGGVAVPLNAQARARDFLPWLRHCEARFVLHEHAHRDVEQVFAQWDGAGMPMPCAIALAAAEALPVADGEDDWPEPDADDTLAQLLYTSGTTGDPKGVMLSHANLAANTRAVVAYLGLTQDDLIVSVLPFYYAYGASVLHTHLATGACVVLGPGLVFPVQVLDTLQRHRATGFSGVPSTYILLLDLLERGGHDLSSLRYLTQAGGAMPPAVADRVRQALPAARLFLMYGQTEATSRISWLPPERLDEKRGSVGIPVQDTQWRIFRDDGRAAGPGESGEVCVRGPGIMLGYWRNAEATARALRDGWLRTGDVGRLDAEGFLFLQGRRSDMIKTGAHRVHPTDVEEVIAELPGIREVAVVGIDDPTLGQVIKAFVVADQPLPRAEDRIKAHCRARLAAYKIPRHITFVDTLPRTASGKVRRIQLTEQTASP; encoded by the coding sequence ATGCAGCGCCTGCCCACCCAGCTCGCCCGGATCGCCCGCGATGCGCCCCGCCGCATCGCGATGGTCGATGGCGAGCGCAGCATCGACTACGGCAGCTTCCGGCGGATGGCTTCCGGCTTCGCCCATCACCTGCGCCAGGCCGGCCTGCGTGCCGGCGACCGCGTGGCGCTGATCCTGCCCAACCGCATCGAAGCCGCCGTGGCGGTGTATGGCATCTGGCTGGCGGGCGGCGTGGCGGTGCCCCTGAATGCGCAGGCGCGCGCGCGCGATTTCCTGCCCTGGCTGCGCCACTGCGAGGCGCGCTTCGTGCTGCACGAACACGCGCACCGCGATGTCGAACAGGTGTTCGCGCAGTGGGACGGAGCGGGCATGCCGATGCCCTGCGCCATCGCGTTGGCCGCCGCCGAAGCGCTCCCGGTGGCGGACGGCGAGGACGACTGGCCCGAACCCGACGCCGACGACACCCTGGCGCAACTGCTGTACACCTCCGGCACCACCGGCGACCCCAAAGGCGTGATGCTCAGCCATGCGAACCTGGCCGCCAACACCCGCGCCGTCGTGGCCTACCTGGGCCTGACGCAGGACGACCTGATCGTCAGCGTGCTGCCGTTCTACTACGCATACGGCGCCTCGGTCCTGCACACGCACCTGGCGACCGGCGCCTGTGTCGTGCTCGGCCCGGGCCTGGTGTTTCCGGTCCAGGTGCTGGACACGCTGCAGCGCCACCGCGCCACCGGTTTCTCCGGCGTGCCCTCGACCTACATCCTGCTGCTGGACCTGCTGGAGCGCGGCGGCCACGACCTGTCCTCGCTGCGCTACCTGACCCAGGCCGGCGGCGCCATGCCGCCCGCCGTGGCCGACCGCGTCCGCCAGGCGCTGCCGGCCGCGCGCCTGTTCCTGATGTACGGGCAGACCGAGGCGACCTCGCGCATCAGTTGGCTGCCGCCCGAACGCCTGGACGAAAAGCGCGGTTCGGTCGGCATCCCGGTGCAGGACACGCAATGGCGCATCTTCCGCGACGACGGCCGTGCTGCCGGCCCGGGCGAGAGCGGTGAAGTCTGCGTGCGCGGGCCCGGCATCATGCTGGGCTACTGGCGCAATGCCGAGGCCACGGCCAGGGCGCTGCGCGATGGCTGGCTGCGCACCGGCGACGTGGGCCGGCTCGATGCGGAGGGCTTCCTGTTCCTGCAGGGCCGTCGCAGCGACATGATCAAGACCGGTGCGCACCGCGTGCACCCCACCGATGTCGAGGAAGTCATCGCCGAACTGCCCGGCATCCGCGAAGTCGCGGTGGTCGGCATCGACGACCCCACCCTCGGACAGGTCATCAAGGCGTTCGTGGTGGCCGACCAACCGCTCCCGCGTGCGGAAGACCGCATCAAGGCGCACTGCCGCGCACGCCTGGCCGCCTACAAGATCCCCCGGCACATCACCTTCGTCGACACCCTGCCGCGCACCGCATCCGGCAAGGTCCGACGCATCCAACTGACGGAGCAGACCGCAAGCCCATGA
- a CDS encoding acyl carrier protein, producing the protein MPQKQQIKTFILQNFLFSDDPAAVGDQDSLIQGGIIDSTGIHELVFFLEDAFKLQIAAEEMTPANFDTIETVDAFVSRKLAG; encoded by the coding sequence ATGCCGCAGAAGCAACAGATCAAGACGTTCATCCTGCAGAACTTCCTGTTCTCGGACGACCCGGCCGCCGTGGGCGACCAGGACTCGCTGATCCAGGGTGGCATCATCGACTCCACGGGCATCCACGAACTGGTCTTCTTCCTGGAGGATGCGTTCAAGCTGCAGATCGCGGCCGAGGAAATGACGCCCGCCAACTTCGACACCATCGAGACCGTCGACGCCTTCGTCTCGCGCAAGCTGGCCGGCTGA
- a CDS encoding PQQ-dependent sugar dehydrogenase translates to MRYSLCLLVIALAACRPSAPVAAPAVPPRSVQDPAPVAYASEKQAFVVAEQVVGLDHPWSVAFLPDGGLLVTERAGRLRRIAPDGAVSAPITGLPDIFVDGQAGLLDVALSPAYAQDGWVYLAFAEPNFRGNKAGTAVVRGRLRGDALVESSVVYTQEPKLSHGTHVGARLVFDDQGHLFVTQGDNRVGAATAQELDKLSGKIVRIHADGTVPADNPFVSPAGARGEIWSYGHRNVQGAALHPVTRQLWASEHGPMGGDELNIPKAGLNYGWPVITHGIDYSGRPVPGSQGTAAPGMEQPHHVWAKSPGLSGMAFYTGDALPGWKGNLFLGALAAKALIRLELDGDRVVHEERLLTDRNQRIRDVRQGPDGALYVLVDAPAPDGKLLRIAPAPVPEAEPAPTAPAAGAP, encoded by the coding sequence ATGCGCTATTCGCTGTGCCTGCTGGTCATCGCACTGGCCGCGTGCCGCCCGTCAGCACCCGTTGCCGCACCCGCCGTACCGCCCCGTTCGGTGCAGGATCCCGCGCCGGTGGCCTACGCATCGGAAAAGCAGGCGTTCGTGGTGGCCGAGCAGGTGGTCGGGCTGGACCATCCCTGGTCGGTCGCCTTCCTGCCCGATGGCGGCCTGCTGGTCACCGAGCGCGCGGGGCGATTGCGCCGCATCGCGCCCGATGGCGCCGTGTCAGCGCCCATCACGGGCCTGCCGGACATCTTCGTGGACGGGCAGGCCGGCCTGCTGGACGTGGCGCTGTCGCCCGCTTACGCACAGGACGGCTGGGTCTACCTGGCGTTCGCCGAGCCGAACTTCCGCGGCAACAAGGCGGGCACGGCGGTGGTGCGCGGCAGGTTGCGTGGCGATGCGCTGGTCGAATCGAGCGTGGTGTACACGCAGGAACCCAAGCTGTCGCACGGCACCCATGTCGGGGCACGCCTGGTGTTCGACGATCAGGGCCATCTGTTCGTCACCCAGGGCGACAACCGCGTGGGCGCGGCCACGGCACAGGAGCTGGACAAGCTGTCGGGCAAGATCGTGCGCATCCACGCCGACGGCACGGTGCCGGCGGACAATCCGTTCGTGTCCCCGGCGGGCGCGCGCGGCGAAATCTGGTCGTACGGCCATCGCAACGTGCAGGGGGCGGCCCTGCATCCGGTGACGCGCCAGCTGTGGGCGAGCGAGCACGGACCCATGGGCGGCGATGAACTGAACATTCCCAAGGCAGGCCTCAACTACGGCTGGCCGGTCATCACCCATGGCATCGACTACAGCGGGCGACCGGTGCCGGGATCGCAGGGCACGGCGGCGCCCGGCATGGAGCAGCCGCACCACGTGTGGGCCAAATCGCCGGGACTCAGCGGCATGGCCTTCTACACCGGCGACGCGCTGCCGGGCTGGAAGGGCAACCTGTTCCTGGGCGCACTGGCGGCGAAGGCGCTGATACGGCTGGAACTGGACGGCGACCGCGTGGTGCATGAAGAGCGCCTGCTGACGGACCGCAACCAGCGTATCCGCGATGTGCGCCAGGGGCCCGACGGCGCACTCTATGTGCTGGTCGATGCGCCCGCGCCCGACGGCAAGCTGCTGCGCATCGCGCCCGCACCGGTGCCCGAAGCGGAGCCGGCGCCGACTGCACCGGCGGCCGGCGCTCCGTAG
- a CDS encoding class I SAM-dependent methyltransferase, protein MDWRVKGIIQKVLGALPGGHTLHFHLQRRFGGLRDFDGELASKVDDWEIMIGHLRGAGVTLPGLRCFEIGTGWYPTFPFACYLAGAGRVTTYDLNPHLRMDLTLQCADILGRFLPRIATAAGVPLTEVGQRHRALLERLRAGADLGMATGGVIDYRAPADATRTALADGEVDVVFSNSVLEHVPPEVIDAMYAESMRVLSPRGVMFHSVNCGDHYAYVDRNVHQLNYLRYSDEEWQRWNNAFLYQNRLRAHWFVDGARRHGFDIDLDTRTTREERMKQLATMPVHPQFADVPAEQLCITSVDFIARKPASTTAG, encoded by the coding sequence ATGGATTGGCGGGTCAAGGGCATCATCCAGAAGGTTCTCGGCGCGTTGCCCGGCGGGCACACGCTGCATTTCCACCTGCAGCGCCGCTTCGGCGGCCTGCGCGATTTCGACGGCGAACTGGCCAGCAAGGTGGACGACTGGGAGATCATGATCGGCCACCTGCGCGGGGCCGGCGTGACGCTGCCGGGGCTGCGCTGCTTCGAGATCGGCACGGGCTGGTACCCCACCTTTCCCTTCGCCTGCTACCTGGCCGGTGCCGGCCGCGTGACGACCTACGACCTCAACCCCCACCTGCGGATGGATCTGACCCTGCAGTGCGCGGACATCCTGGGCCGTTTCCTGCCGCGCATCGCCACCGCCGCCGGCGTGCCGTTGACGGAGGTCGGACAGCGCCACCGCGCCCTGCTCGAACGCCTGCGCGCCGGCGCCGACCTGGGCATGGCCACCGGCGGCGTGATCGACTACCGCGCCCCGGCCGACGCCACCCGCACGGCACTGGCCGACGGCGAGGTGGACGTGGTGTTCTCCAACAGCGTGCTGGAACACGTGCCGCCGGAGGTCATCGATGCGATGTATGCCGAATCGATGCGCGTGCTGTCGCCGCGCGGGGTGATGTTCCATTCGGTGAACTGCGGCGACCACTACGCGTACGTGGACCGCAACGTCCACCAGCTGAACTACCTGCGCTACTCCGACGAAGAATGGCAGCGCTGGAACAACGCCTTCCTCTACCAGAACCGCCTGCGCGCGCACTGGTTCGTCGATGGCGCGCGACGGCACGGCTTCGACATCGATCTCGACACCCGCACCACCCGGGAAGAGCGGATGAAGCAACTGGCCACCATGCCGGTGCATCCCCAGTTCGCGGACGTACCTGCCGAACAGCTCTGCATCACCAGCGTGGACTTCATCGCGCGCAAGCCGGCCTCGACGACCGCCGGCTGA